From Candidatus Bathyarchaeota archaeon, one genomic window encodes:
- a CDS encoding amino acid ABC transporter permease, which translates to MDVGQQLIYLLEGVPLTLSISLISFLVGIAVGLPLAFIRVYEKEVGFVVDAYEKVFRGIPEIVLMLMIFFGLGPYFPIPFNSAFFVACFVLGLRSGANQSQIYRGAIHGVGDEQMIAGQSVGFSKWRAIWHIMVPQVFTYSTPGLGSEYALLIKDSAYVYVIGGLAEVMTRAIQIKSSPPYDVVTPFILAALIYVALTFPIAFWLDRWGTKRKRKLGL; encoded by the coding sequence TTGGACGTTGGACAACAACTAATATACCTCTTGGAAGGAGTCCCACTAACTCTTTCCATTTCCCTTATTTCTTTTCTAGTAGGGATAGCAGTAGGTCTACCCTTAGCGTTCATCAGAGTCTATGAAAAAGAAGTCGGTTTCGTAGTTGACGCGTACGAAAAAGTTTTCCGAGGTATTCCTGAAATCGTCTTAATGCTTATGATATTTTTTGGTTTAGGTCCATATTTCCCAATACCCTTCAACAGTGCTTTCTTTGTTGCGTGTTTTGTGCTTGGTTTAAGAAGCGGCGCAAATCAATCCCAAATTTATCGAGGCGCAATACATGGCGTTGGAGATGAACAAATGATTGCTGGGCAATCAGTTGGTTTCTCCAAATGGAGGGCAATTTGGCACATTATGGTTCCGCAAGTTTTTACTTACTCAACACCAGGCTTAGGCAGTGAATACGCTTTACTAATAAAAGATTCCGCATATGTCTACGTTATCGGCGGCTTAGCTGAAGTAATGACGAGGGCGATACAAATTAAAAGCTCACCGCCCTACGACGTTGTTACACCATTCATTTTGGCCGCCTTGATTTATGTGGCGTTAACTTTTCCGATCGCTTTCTGGCTTGATAGATGGGGAACAAAAAGAAAGAGAAAACTAGGACTGTAG
- a CDS encoding nucleotidyltransferase domain-containing protein — protein sequence MEDAEVWVPADGDTFVTVDGFIMNTLGYEHPDDRVFAFLKYIPAKYKDLFNVEMLQRTWKFGSNPLTSQLFRAEKLYTAKNYQTFLEAFRKNFPNYLYYDQTRGKELITAPLDRIEQVFVPKDRLVWLQNLKNPDDFQKMALEVIDLIHKESGVPYHDLGLHGSTALEMHAPESDIDFVVYGTENFRRVEQTLQILANQGVVSYIAGNRIEAARHFVGKYKGKIWMYNATKKPEEIKGKYGDYTYTALAPVRFSATVCDDTETMYRPAVYKISNYQPLDPQSELPLEQIPIQVTSNIGCYRNVARAGQRIKVAGTLEKVQSTRDNSAFYQVVVGTATSEEEYIWPT from the coding sequence ATGGAAGATGCAGAAGTTTGGGTTCCAGCCGACGGCGACACATTCGTCACTGTAGACGGCTTTATCATGAATACATTAGGCTACGAGCACCCCGACGACAGGGTTTTTGCGTTTTTAAAGTACATCCCTGCAAAATACAAGGATCTATTTAACGTGGAAATGCTTCAGCGGACCTGGAAATTCGGCTCAAACCCACTCACCAGTCAGCTTTTCCGGGCCGAGAAACTCTACACGGCCAAAAACTACCAAACTTTTCTTGAGGCTTTCCGCAAAAACTTCCCAAACTACCTCTACTACGACCAAACACGAGGCAAAGAACTCATCACTGCACCGCTTGACAGAATAGAGCAGGTGTTTGTTCCAAAAGACCGCTTGGTCTGGCTTCAAAACCTCAAAAACCCCGATGATTTCCAGAAGATGGCCCTCGAAGTAATCGACCTGATCCATAAAGAGTCAGGTGTTCCCTACCACGATTTAGGGCTGCATGGCTCGACGGCGTTGGAGATGCATGCCCCCGAATCAGACATAGACTTCGTCGTGTACGGCACAGAAAACTTTCGCCGCGTCGAACAAACCCTCCAAATCCTCGCCAACCAAGGCGTAGTCAGCTACATCGCGGGCAACCGCATAGAAGCCGCACGCCACTTCGTCGGCAAATACAAAGGCAAAATCTGGATGTACAACGCCACCAAGAAACCCGAGGAAATCAAAGGCAAATACGGCGACTACACCTACACGGCATTGGCGCCCGTACGGTTTTCTGCAACAGTTTGCGACGATACCGAAACCATGTATCGCCCCGCAGTGTACAAAATCAGCAACTACCAACCCCTAGACCCCCAATCCGAACTCCCGCTAGAACAAATTCCTATACAGGTCACCTCAAACATCGGTTGCTACCGAAACGTCGCGCGAGCAGGTCAGCGCATCAAGGTTGCAGGCACCTTAGAAAAAGTTCAATCAACAAGAGACAATTCAGCCTTCTATCAAGTTGTCGTTGGAACAGCTACTTCAGAAGAAGAATACATATGGCCCACCTAA
- a CDS encoding DMT family transporter, whose product MPHNLFSQKNKAILLTLLAGALWGTSFPIIKIGLETIDPITFLFWRFLVSSVTLVLIMAALKKLKFAKPNMKLMVFLGVANAAGYLLQYVGMPFTSAAKAALFINLSAIWVAVMSPKLLGEHFSSKKIAGVLFGLLGIVFVSTNLDFASLTEGQLLGDILLIISGVTWAVFMIYNKKLVMHSTSETFQSMTWVLVFTFVCIVPFTVFAGPDFFALSGWAWLGVFWTAIVCWVIPYYLWLEGLKHLSASTSTVLLLSEIVVAVILSILILREPITIFSTIGAFLIVIAIVLVSVKDKKNQCEKIAKFCENA is encoded by the coding sequence GTGCCCCACAACCTGTTCTCACAGAAAAACAAAGCCATCCTCCTCACCCTACTCGCAGGCGCACTATGGGGCACCTCATTCCCAATAATAAAAATCGGCTTAGAAACAATCGACCCAATCACATTCCTATTTTGGCGGTTCCTAGTTTCCTCTGTAACTTTAGTTCTAATCATGGCGGCACTGAAAAAACTCAAATTCGCAAAACCCAACATGAAATTGATGGTTTTCTTAGGCGTTGCAAACGCCGCAGGCTACCTGTTGCAATACGTGGGCATGCCATTCACTTCAGCGGCGAAAGCGGCTCTTTTCATCAACCTCAGCGCAATATGGGTCGCCGTCATGAGCCCGAAATTGTTAGGGGAACATTTTTCCAGCAAAAAAATTGCAGGTGTACTCTTTGGGTTGCTGGGCATAGTTTTCGTCAGCACCAACCTTGATTTCGCCTCGTTAACTGAGGGGCAACTGTTGGGGGATATTTTGCTGATTATTTCAGGGGTAACTTGGGCGGTGTTTATGATCTACAATAAGAAATTAGTGATGCACTCCACTTCGGAGACTTTCCAATCTATGACGTGGGTTTTGGTTTTCACTTTTGTATGCATTGTTCCGTTTACGGTTTTTGCTGGCCCGGACTTTTTTGCTCTGTCTGGTTGGGCGTGGCTGGGGGTTTTCTGGACAGCCATTGTCTGCTGGGTTATCCCGTATTACTTGTGGCTGGAAGGTTTGAAGCATCTTTCAGCGTCAACTTCAACCGTGCTGTTGCTGTCAGAAATAGTTGTTGCTGTAATCTTGTCGATTCTGATTTTAAGAGAGCCGATAACGATTTTCTCCACAATCGGCGCTTTCCTTATAGTCATAGCTATCGTGCTCGTTTCGGTCAAAGATAAAAAAAATCAGTGTGAAAAAATAGCGAAATTCTGTGAGAATGCTTAA
- a CDS encoding nucleotidyltransferase domain-containing protein, producing MAHLKLRDRDAIQGAEGIIFRVFGYSHPANAYLCDAEYASSKIFSSADPRAPREGRSELFYKFYNDEGMKLVAKKYPQYLVNHEMLGLKLVGVPKELIAEARQPQPRLQELLKKGATDPLLAAMERVLEVATNKSGVPNGSFGVFGSMLHGFHHPKYSDIDFTIYGKEENRKIREVNSELYADPTSGLTNEFASKDSMKGKRWLFQNFSVEDFVWHQRRKYIYGLFDDRKHSGRIIKAEFEPVKAWSEIKNEYDPNARILQKGWVKLRARVTADDDGPFIPSVYGIEPLEVLSGPTEALEVVRVFSYMEEFRQQVQRDETIIVEGNLEEVTSSKGSFLQVTLTYCPRYYEQVLKALH from the coding sequence ATGGCCCACCTAAAACTACGCGACCGCGACGCCATCCAAGGAGCAGAAGGAATAATTTTCCGTGTTTTCGGCTACAGCCACCCAGCCAACGCCTATCTCTGTGACGCGGAATATGCCAGCAGCAAAATTTTTAGTTCCGCTGATCCGCGTGCACCACGTGAAGGGCGAAGTGAACTTTTCTACAAATTCTACAACGATGAAGGCATGAAACTCGTTGCTAAAAAGTATCCGCAGTACCTTGTTAATCATGAGATGCTTGGGTTGAAACTGGTGGGTGTCCCAAAAGAGCTTATTGCTGAAGCACGGCAACCGCAGCCCCGATTGCAGGAACTACTGAAGAAAGGAGCGACTGACCCGCTACTGGCAGCAATGGAGCGCGTGCTTGAAGTTGCAACAAACAAATCAGGAGTACCAAACGGCAGTTTCGGCGTTTTTGGCTCCATGTTACATGGTTTTCATCACCCAAAATACAGCGACATAGACTTCACAATCTATGGTAAAGAAGAAAACCGCAAAATCCGCGAAGTCAACTCAGAATTGTATGCTGACCCAACCTCTGGATTAACAAACGAATTTGCTTCAAAGGACTCCATGAAGGGCAAGCGATGGCTCTTCCAAAACTTTTCCGTCGAGGATTTTGTTTGGCATCAACGCCGCAAATACATCTATGGACTCTTCGACGACCGCAAACACAGTGGCAGAATCATAAAAGCGGAATTTGAACCAGTCAAAGCATGGAGCGAAATCAAAAACGAATACGACCCAAACGCACGCATACTGCAGAAAGGCTGGGTGAAACTAAGAGCACGGGTCACAGCAGACGATGATGGACCCTTTATTCCCTCGGTCTACGGCATTGAACCCTTAGAAGTCCTCAGTGGCCCCACAGAAGCCCTCGAAGTCGTCCGAGTTTTCAGTTACATGGAAGAGTTCCGCCAGCAAGTCCAACGCGACGAAACAATCATTGTTGAAGGGAACCTTGAAGAAGTGACATCGTCCAAAGGAAGTTTTCTGCAGGTGACGCTTACCTATTGTCCACGCTATTACGAGCAGGTTCTAAAAGCGCTACATTAA
- a CDS encoding acyltransferase family protein, with the protein MSGQDQTTPKNVVTALPVDLIRTVAIVLVILLHASIEPNPNVDFMSPQGVELWWVSNVYDSIGRMCIPLFVMLTGALLLQPSKAEEPLRMFFKKRWSRIGIPIIFWNIVFFVWIFTVKEQPFSVVAVVQGLLAGPYVHFWYLYVLIGLYLVTPLLRVIVVHADWKLIRYFLVVWFLGTGIIPLLFLCSSISPQAVWFRDSVFILTGLVGYYLFGAYATQIRVRAGVLWTGLILSTLWTILGTYLLVGTLGEAYGQFFLDASSISVILASLSLFLILTAIPNRAIKNRLPLGSRVLKAISQNTLPIYIFHVIVLEALQYGYLGFKVSVTTINPIISVPLVTILTLMICLAIFAPLKKLPYVKRIIG; encoded by the coding sequence ATGTCAGGGCAAGACCAAACCACCCCCAAAAACGTGGTCACCGCGCTTCCTGTTGATCTCATCCGCACCGTTGCCATAGTCTTAGTTATTCTTCTCCACGCCTCGATTGAGCCAAACCCAAACGTTGACTTCATGTCCCCTCAAGGCGTAGAACTCTGGTGGGTATCCAACGTCTACGATTCCATCGGTCGCATGTGCATTCCCCTCTTTGTGATGCTGACAGGTGCACTGCTGCTTCAACCAAGCAAAGCTGAGGAGCCGCTTAGGATGTTCTTTAAGAAGCGTTGGAGCCGCATTGGTATTCCGATAATTTTTTGGAACATCGTCTTTTTTGTTTGGATTTTCACCGTTAAAGAGCAACCGTTTAGCGTCGTTGCTGTTGTGCAGGGGTTGCTGGCGGGGCCTTATGTACATTTCTGGTACCTCTACGTCTTGATTGGACTGTACTTAGTTACGCCTCTTCTGCGGGTAATCGTAGTCCACGCCGATTGGAAGCTTATCCGCTATTTTCTGGTCGTTTGGTTCTTGGGTACAGGCATAATACCGCTCTTATTCCTGTGCTCCAGTATAAGCCCGCAGGCAGTGTGGTTTAGAGACAGCGTTTTCATCTTAACCGGGCTGGTTGGATACTACCTTTTTGGAGCATACGCGACGCAGATAAGGGTTCGAGCGGGAGTTTTGTGGACGGGGTTGATTTTAAGCACGCTGTGGACGATTTTGGGAACCTACCTTTTGGTCGGAACATTGGGGGAAGCGTACGGCCAGTTTTTCCTTGACGCCTCCAGCATCAGCGTAATATTGGCGTCATTATCGTTATTCCTCATCTTAACGGCAATACCCAATCGAGCCATCAAAAACAGGTTACCCCTCGGTAGCCGAGTGCTCAAAGCCATAAGCCAAAACACCCTGCCAATCTACATTTTCCACGTCATAGTATTAGAGGCTCTACAGTACGGGTATTTGGGTTTCAAAGTAAGCGTAACCACGATCAACCCGATAATTTCAGTACCCTTAGTAACCATCTTAACGCTAATGATTTGCTTAGCCATCTTTGCCCCACTAAAAAAACTGCCCTACGTTAAGAGAATAATAGGGTAA
- a CDS encoding tryptophan-rich sensory protein, with protein MNILRVGNIIALIVTLIVNGLASTTLLNGRTTAEVSDTYFTLITPAGYVFSIWGVIYILLAAFAIYQALPSQKDKTYQKQIGALFILSSVFNCFWLFLWQYDYITLSVIVMFALLATLITIYTRLGIGKTKAPLMEQLLIRTPFSVYLGWITIATIANVSAALVSLNWGGLGLSADTWAVVVLFVALVVALAVIFTRRDIAYSLVIIWALTGIAVNQSSYPNIVLTIEVAIAIIIVGLIASLIASRLRHRRKQI; from the coding sequence ATGAATATTCTTCGAGTAGGAAACATAATTGCATTAATCGTAACCTTGATAGTTAACGGCTTAGCAAGCACCACATTGCTCAACGGAAGAACAACAGCAGAGGTCTCTGACACCTACTTCACACTCATCACACCTGCTGGCTACGTTTTTAGCATCTGGGGCGTAATCTACATCCTACTCGCAGCCTTCGCCATCTACCAAGCCCTGCCCAGCCAAAAAGACAAAACCTACCAAAAACAAATCGGAGCCCTATTCATCCTAAGTAGCGTATTCAACTGTTTTTGGCTTTTCCTGTGGCAATACGACTACATCACACTTTCAGTGATTGTCATGTTTGCTCTACTTGCAACACTGATTACTATCTATACCCGTTTAGGTATAGGAAAAACCAAAGCGCCTTTAATGGAGCAACTACTAATCAGAACCCCGTTTAGTGTTTATTTAGGCTGGATAACGATTGCAACCATAGCAAACGTTTCAGCGGCTTTGGTTTCGCTAAATTGGGGTGGTTTAGGCTTAAGTGCAGATACTTGGGCCGTCGTGGTTCTTTTTGTCGCCTTGGTTGTAGCTTTAGCGGTTATCTTTACACGTCGCGATATTGCATATAGTTTAGTGATTATTTGGGCATTAACTGGAATAGCTGTAAACCAAAGCAGCTACCCAAACATCGTCCTTACAATTGAGGTTGCAATCGCAATCATAATTGTAGGCTTGATTGCTTCATTGATTGCTTCTCGACTTAGGCATCGGAGAAAGCAAATCTAA
- a CDS encoding GDSL-type esterase/lipase family protein, translating into MNRIRVALVGDSITELSGYPDYLANLLGTNFEVKNFGVSGSNALLNAPYPYLSTSALRDSLTFQSNVVVVMLGTNDASIELEPYLGNLEQDYTMLIQKFQTFSTKPRVWLAKPPHIYGEIHGLSNPLLEQQIIPSIEQVAKRQALPLIDVHSALNSPRFFLDGVHPNDLGAKAIAEAVYRAIKARF; encoded by the coding sequence ATGAACAGAATCCGCGTAGCACTCGTAGGAGACAGCATAACCGAGCTATCAGGATACCCCGATTACCTAGCCAACTTACTCGGCACAAACTTTGAAGTAAAAAATTTCGGTGTCTCAGGCTCCAACGCGCTACTGAACGCCCCTTATCCATACCTTTCCACTTCCGCATTAAGAGATTCCTTAACATTTCAATCCAACGTAGTCGTCGTCATGCTTGGAACCAACGACGCCAGCATTGAATTAGAGCCATACTTGGGCAATTTGGAGCAAGATTACACAATGTTAATCCAAAAGTTCCAAACATTCTCAACCAAACCGCGGGTTTGGCTTGCTAAACCGCCTCACATTTACGGCGAAATACATGGGTTGAGCAACCCCCTTTTGGAGCAACAGATAATTCCCTCGATTGAGCAAGTAGCTAAACGTCAGGCTCTGCCTTTAATTGACGTTCATTCAGCGCTAAATAGCCCTCGTTTCTTTTTGGATGGCGTTCACCCCAACGATTTAGGTGCAAAAGCCATCGCAGAAGCCGTCTACAGGGCAATAAAGGCGCGTTTTTGA
- a CDS encoding ABC transporter substrate-binding protein, with product MAKILTVALVVIMLLVGFSAGIVASPLILPQNSSGTDTVWEHIQATKTIRVGTDPTWPPYQLMENGKIVGFEVDLADACAKKLGLTIEWNSVAFDNIILSVQGGQLDMGVSGFSVTPERLEQVSFTLPHSTTEGQIVMLQSTMTAKGITTIHSLSEFKTLGITVGVQSGNVQEEELRAAGVTIKTWSDSAAPFQDMVSANPSVQAVYAETPITTTWIAQFQQDGKPASAVYSHPYYPVAFLTAKGSTTLLDKMNGALADLIYDGTVAELKAKWHA from the coding sequence ATGGCAAAAATATTAACAGTAGCTTTAGTTGTGATAATGCTCCTTGTAGGATTTTCAGCGGGAATTGTCGCAAGTCCTTTAATTCTGCCTCAGAATTCATCGGGAACAGATACCGTCTGGGAACACATTCAAGCAACCAAAACCATCCGCGTCGGAACAGACCCAACTTGGCCACCCTATCAACTAATGGAAAACGGAAAAATTGTAGGATTCGAAGTTGACTTAGCCGATGCATGTGCAAAGAAGTTAGGTTTAACGATAGAATGGAATAGTGTCGCATTTGACAACATTATTCTCTCAGTACAAGGCGGTCAACTTGACATGGGCGTTAGCGGTTTCTCAGTAACACCAGAGAGACTCGAGCAGGTTTCATTTACTCTGCCCCACAGTACGACTGAAGGACAAATAGTAATGCTCCAAAGCACAATGACAGCCAAAGGCATAACCACAATACATTCATTGTCTGAATTCAAAACGTTAGGCATCACTGTCGGAGTTCAGTCTGGAAACGTTCAAGAAGAAGAACTTCGCGCTGCAGGCGTAACAATAAAAACATGGAGTGATTCAGCGGCACCATTTCAAGACATGGTAAGCGCGAACCCAAGCGTCCAAGCAGTCTACGCAGAAACACCAATCACGACCACTTGGATTGCTCAGTTCCAGCAAGATGGAAAACCCGCCAGCGCTGTCTATAGTCACCCATACTACCCAGTTGCGTTCTTAACTGCCAAAGGTTCAACAACGTTGCTTGACAAAATGAACGGGGCACTTGCAGATTTAATCTACGACGGAACAGTAGCTGAATTAAAAGCAAAATGGCACGCATAG
- a CDS encoding glycosyltransferase family 39 protein produces the protein MGNRETATRSFKLKQFLSLHYPLFAVLIAFFMVSISIGPYTNGDTQWEMDAVKGVLNTGLPYANGYLMDQPPVGFYLQALWFTAFGVSIANGIFLVTLFGVGCVALVYGLGTLFYGRTAGFFATLMFAFSPWHLILSRTFLIDTQCLFFSLLSMFVGLLAIKRGSFRLFLLSALGFAVAFNTKLYAVFSLIPILIFLYQAKRTQPKNFAIWLAAFAVPVLVSSVIWYEIITASDLYAIFLHTDFSVPIPDLANPTPFFATNFLVSYGLGWFFLDAVILSVVFSLWQRQLFRDFRLSDATCVVVIVCVLCVNIFLGAILDLKAPFLNTIKYSYQALPFFSLLAAAIVTKSSALFKASRLSIGLKKHLFVGLTVFAVSLVAAAIFYNMYFVHLFSTWEYLIFKVDPNINVGYSLFNFQAISADSPAMFLQYLGFALALSGALWVSRNKIMLSLKKIQVVL, from the coding sequence TTGGGAAACAGAGAAACTGCAACTCGCTCCTTTAAGCTTAAGCAGTTTCTAAGCCTTCACTATCCACTGTTTGCGGTTTTGATTGCATTTTTTATGGTTTCAATCTCCATTGGACCCTACACCAACGGGGACACCCAATGGGAAATGGACGCTGTAAAAGGAGTTTTAAACACGGGGTTGCCATACGCGAACGGGTACTTGATGGATCAGCCGCCAGTCGGGTTCTACCTCCAAGCCCTCTGGTTCACAGCGTTCGGTGTCTCAATCGCTAATGGCATTTTTTTGGTGACGCTGTTTGGTGTGGGTTGTGTGGCTTTAGTTTATGGTTTGGGCACTTTATTCTATGGTCGAACGGCAGGGTTTTTTGCTACTCTAATGTTTGCTTTTAGTCCATGGCACCTTATTCTGTCTCGAACGTTCCTAATTGACACGCAGTGTTTGTTTTTCAGTTTGCTAAGCATGTTCGTTGGTTTACTTGCCATTAAAAGAGGTTCTTTTAGGCTCTTTTTGCTATCTGCACTGGGTTTCGCAGTAGCCTTCAACACAAAACTGTATGCTGTGTTCTCTTTAATTCCAATTCTAATTTTCCTCTACCAAGCTAAACGCACGCAGCCAAAGAATTTCGCAATATGGCTTGCCGCCTTTGCGGTCCCCGTCTTAGTTTCATCAGTCATCTGGTACGAAATAATCACCGCCTCAGACTTATACGCCATCTTTTTACACACTGACTTCTCCGTGCCCATACCCGATTTAGCTAACCCGACACCGTTTTTTGCAACAAACTTTCTAGTCAGCTACGGATTAGGATGGTTCTTCCTTGACGCAGTAATCCTTTCAGTGGTTTTTTCGCTGTGGCAGAGGCAGCTTTTTCGGGACTTCAGGCTTTCTGATGCGACCTGCGTGGTAGTGATAGTGTGCGTTTTATGTGTCAACATATTTTTGGGGGCAATTTTAGATCTCAAAGCGCCCTTCTTAAACACCATCAAATACAGCTACCAAGCGCTACCTTTCTTCAGCCTTCTGGCGGCTGCAATAGTTACAAAAAGCTCCGCTTTGTTTAAAGCAAGCAGGTTAAGCATTGGATTAAAAAAACACCTTTTTGTTGGACTGACCGTTTTCGCGGTTAGCTTGGTGGCTGCAGCGATTTTTTACAACATGTACTTTGTGCATTTGTTCTCTACTTGGGAGTACTTGATTTTCAAAGTTGACCCAAACATCAACGTTGGCTATTCGCTTTTTAATTTTCAGGCGATCAGTGCTGATAGCCCTGCGATGTTTTTGCAGTATTTAGGGTTTGCACTCGCCTTATCGGGAGCACTCTGGGTAAGTCGAAACAAAATTATGTTGTCACTAAAGAAAATCCAGGTTGTTCTTTGA
- a CDS encoding GDSL-type esterase/lipase family protein: MDKDTRRKKTLHAFGLIALIVLSSLAVLNFGYVAKAQPIRVACVGDSITFGGYPNVLQEMLGYGYQVRNFGVCGATVSNTSKIPYMDQPEFKKSLEFDPDIIVIMLGTNDANPEIAYSTESFEADYAQLISAFQALSGKEAIWIVKSPPIFATNSAYNNTYLSESVLPKINNLSNSLNLPVIDINSACAEYEEYFCDGVHPSSEGAALIASNVCDAITLPDGSPDYTYTESAYYGYSSP, from the coding sequence TTGGACAAAGATACACGTAGAAAGAAGACGTTGCATGCGTTTGGTTTAATCGCGTTAATCGTCTTGTCTTCTTTAGCTGTGCTGAATTTTGGTTACGTCGCCAAAGCTCAACCCATACGCGTTGCCTGTGTAGGTGACAGCATAACTTTTGGCGGTTACCCGAATGTGCTTCAGGAAATGCTTGGTTATGGCTATCAGGTGAGAAACTTTGGGGTCTGCGGCGCAACAGTCTCAAACACTTCAAAAATACCCTACATGGATCAGCCTGAATTCAAGAAATCCTTAGAATTCGACCCTGACATAATCGTGATAATGCTTGGCACCAACGACGCCAACCCAGAGATCGCCTACAGCACAGAAAGCTTCGAAGCCGACTATGCACAGTTAATCAGCGCTTTCCAAGCTCTTAGCGGAAAAGAGGCAATTTGGATCGTTAAGTCACCGCCCATTTTTGCAACTAACTCCGCCTACAACAACACCTACCTATCTGAATCGGTGCTTCCCAAAATAAACAACCTGTCTAATTCACTAAACCTGCCCGTAATCGACATAAACAGCGCCTGTGCTGAGTACGAAGAATACTTCTGTGACGGCGTCCACCCCAGCAGTGAAGGTGCAGCGCTTATTGCATCAAACGTCTGCGACGCAATAACTTTGCCTGACGGTTCCCCCGATTACACCTACACCGAAAGCGCCTACTACGGTTATTCATCTCCCTGA
- a CDS encoding amino acid ABC transporter ATP-binding protein: protein MNEIVMEAKHVYKTYKIKGDKKGEMKYVEAAKDVSLQIRKGDIKLIFGPSGSGKSTILRCMSMLDFPDKGEIYLGDLCLTKPGVDLNKARAKIGFVFQHIYLFRHLTALGNVELALRQVLKLPKEEAKKRALAALEEVKVTECVNKYPSQMSGGQAQRVGIARAIARNPDIILLDEPTSALDPELTGEVIDTLRDLAKEGTTMLIVSHEMPFAKEVAEEMIFYDEGRIIETGPPSLFFNAPNTDRAKQFMTRIINRTTRE, encoded by the coding sequence ATGAACGAAATCGTGATGGAAGCAAAACACGTATACAAAACATACAAAATCAAAGGCGACAAAAAAGGCGAAATGAAATATGTTGAAGCCGCCAAAGATGTTTCTCTACAAATTCGCAAGGGCGACATTAAACTAATCTTTGGGCCAAGCGGTTCAGGTAAAAGCACCATTCTTCGTTGCATGTCTATGCTTGATTTTCCAGATAAAGGAGAAATTTACCTCGGAGATCTATGCTTAACTAAACCAGGTGTAGACCTTAACAAAGCGCGTGCAAAAATTGGATTTGTATTTCAACACATATACTTGTTTAGGCATCTCACTGCCTTAGGCAACGTCGAGTTGGCACTTAGGCAGGTTTTGAAGTTGCCGAAAGAAGAAGCAAAAAAACGGGCTTTGGCCGCTTTAGAAGAGGTAAAAGTCACTGAATGCGTCAACAAGTATCCTTCTCAAATGTCTGGCGGGCAAGCTCAGCGAGTTGGCATAGCCAGAGCCATAGCACGCAACCCCGACATAATCCTACTTGACGAACCCACCTCAGCTTTGGATCCTGAACTTACAGGAGAAGTCATAGATACACTGCGCGACTTAGCTAAAGAAGGCACAACCATGCTTATCGTGAGCCATGAAATGCCGTTTGCTAAAGAAGTAGCTGAGGAAATGATATTTTACGATGAAGGGCGAATCATCGAAACTGGACCTCCATCGTTATTCTTCAACGCGCCAAATACAGATAGAGCAAAACAGTTCATGACAAGAATAATCAATCGAACAACAAGGGAATAA
- a CDS encoding DUF6512 family protein produces the protein MKRKILLYEIVGIVFIIMLGSLLHFTYEISGDNALVGVFSAVNESVWEHLKLAFWPAMLFALIEFVPLKRFAQNFVLAKNVSVYVMVTVIPAIFYSYTAITGENLLAVDIGSFLAAVVIGQLVSYKLLTYRTLSVKAQWIALFFVILLAVLFVVFTFVPPHLSIFEDPITGNYGIC, from the coding sequence ATGAAACGCAAGATTCTCCTCTACGAAATAGTCGGCATAGTATTCATCATTATGTTAGGAAGTTTGCTTCATTTTACCTATGAAATCTCAGGCGACAATGCGTTGGTGGGTGTTTTTTCTGCAGTGAACGAAAGCGTCTGGGAACACCTTAAACTGGCGTTTTGGCCCGCCATGCTATTTGCATTAATAGAGTTTGTTCCTTTGAAGCGTTTTGCGCAGAATTTTGTGTTGGCAAAAAACGTGAGTGTATATGTTATGGTTACTGTGATTCCAGCAATATTTTACAGCTACACCGCCATCACTGGTGAGAACTTATTAGCTGTAGACATAGGGTCTTTTTTGGCAGCTGTTGTTATTGGGCAACTAGTAAGCTACAAACTCTTAACCTATCGCACTCTAAGCGTTAAAGCTCAGTGGATTGCGTTATTCTTTGTGATTTTACTTGCCGTATTGTTCGTGGTGTTTACTTTTGTTCCACCACATCTTTCCATCTTTGAAGACCCAATCACTGGCAACTACGGAATATGCTGA